The genomic window CTCTGGCGTTCGCCTTGAAGAAGCAGGTTGCGCGCACCGGCGTTGATGAACATACCGAGACCTCGTCTCTTCTCGACAAGCTGTTCGTCGACCAGATGTTGATAGCCCTTCAGAACCGTGAGCGGATTGACCCGGTATTCGGCCGCGACGTTGCGAACGGATGGCAGCGGATCGCCTTCCTTGAGCACGCCGTCGAGGATCATCGCGACCACACGGTCGTGAAGCTGGCGGTAGATCGGCTCGCTGTCGTTCCACTCACGGGCCATCAGGAGCTCCAGAGGCGCGAGCGATTGTTCTCAGTAATCACTGGCGGCTCTCCTGGGATGCGTCTGGTCCACCGTCATTCGCAATCCATGGTATAGTGTTATAGTTAAGTATAACACTAGTATGAGAGAAAGGCAAGTCCTTATTTTGGGCTTGACTTGTGGGGCCCATCGCGGAGGCAGCTAACTACCTTATAAATAA from Vicinamibacteria bacterium includes these protein-coding regions:
- a CDS encoding GntR family transcriptional regulator: MAREWNDSEPIYRQLHDRVVAMILDGVLKEGDPLPSVRNVAAEYRVNPLTVLKGYQHLVDEQLVEKRRGLGMFINAGARNLLLQGERQRFLAEQWPRVYATIQRLGLTAEELLAPTTRRGSTSDAEEKER